Sequence from the Helianthus annuus cultivar XRQ/B chromosome 13, HanXRQr2.0-SUNRISE, whole genome shotgun sequence genome:
tccgaccccaacatcttattcttcatttttttcttgacacatagaaaaaaagacatgactcgatttgattgttaagttatctaattgagACAAAAACGCTACAAATAACCTAATtaaaacacttttaaaacttggttactattctgtgacatattctaaaaaaaaatctaatagaGAGAAAAGGTGTTTGACAAAACTAAAAGAGCTTTTTAAAATAAATCAGTTTTGAGAAGTCAGGGTATAACTTTAAAAAACAAAATTACCAAATTACCCCACATTACATATATCGCCGCCTGCTGTTTCTTTTCACCCCAGCCGCCAACATCAAGTTCTCCACAGCGACCTCCGGCTCACAGTTCCGGCTCCCAGTTCCGGCTCCCATTTCCGGCGCTAAGGTCAGCTATAGATTGTTCAGTTTGTTTGTTTAATTTGTTCAGTTTGTTCAATTTCTGCTGTTTCTGTTGATTGTTCAATTTCGTCACTGGTAAATCCTCACTGCTGTTTCTGTTGATTGTTCAATTTCGTCACTGGTAGATCGTCACTGCATTTTAGTTATTATAATTTGTTTGTAGTATGTAATTCTTGTATATACAGAATCTGTGTTGAAGTGGGGTTTAATCATAGAATTATTATGTTACTAATAAATAAATTCTAATACTCTTTGGGAAACGGCACGATACGCCTCAATTTACTttctgtttgggtttaatcagaaCCGAGGCCTCTTGAGGAACTGTCATGATGATTGATTTTGCTGATACAGTTAGCACATACGGTAGTTTGTGTTAGATTGAGACTCCGCGTATCATGTATGTGTTAGCTTCGTTTTGAACCAGATTCAGCAGGCCCGTTACACCTGATTTTGACCAGAACACATGGGGCGCCGCTTCTAAGCGCGTGTCGCTCTACTCTTGGAGCGCCAGTGAGTGTTAACAAgccgggccgagcccgagctcgactgggctcgagctcggctcgtcatgtttttatgaagctcgagctcggctcaattCGAGCCTACtaatttgagctcgagctcgactcgctagtaaaacccaaagctcgagctcggctccagcaaaaaatttctgggtccgccactgcgtGTCGCTCTACTCTTGGAGCGCCTTCAAGGGGCTTCTCACAGTGGCGCAACTTAGAGGAGGCCGGACCGGGGCTCGGCCCGTGCGGTTTTTTCGCCCAGTAGTGTTAAATTTCAGGTTTTCGagaatttttttaaatgtgtattGGTTCGGCCCAGGCTGATTTTATCTCCAAAAAACATCAGCCCATGCTGAGTTTTAGGTCAAGATCCGCCACTGGCTTCTCATAACCGAACACCTCAGCCAATAAAAAGTGTTTTTCTGATTGCTTCTAGCGCCTCACGCGTGCCTAAGGCACACTTAATGTTATTGTTGATCACCCAAGTTACTACCGCTATTGCGTTTTTCTGATTGGTTTGACTACCTTGACTGATTTGGAACCATTGCATCCCAACATACCATTATTCAtgaataagctaagccaaacacttttaaaaataaacttttattgACTTATAAAAGAATGTCCCTTTTAGTCATTTTTCAtgaataagctaagccaaacactttttaaaaaacaacttattgacttattggcttttcccatcccataagctaatccaaacacttttttaaaaactccttttcaaaaagtaataagtcaataagtccttTTAACAAAAAAGTCCTTTTTGagttaaataagcttagccaaacatgccttAAATACGCTTCGCAGACTGGTAGCCTGTACTTCAAGTTCACTTCATTTTCATCGTCAATCGCAACCCCTGGCAGTCCCTGTTCTTGAGAGTAAGTTTTCGATGATTTTGTTTTAACTGTCTGTTTGtagttttaatttaatttaaataataataataatgtaaaGTTCGAAACCCTAGTATTAGCTTGATAATGCCTGCAACTCCTCCTGGTCTAATACACTTTATTATGTTTCGTTGTGCATTAGATGGTTGCTCTGCGTTCTGCTTTTTTTATGGATGGATGCTGCTTTTCCAGGTTTCAGGTATTAAACAAAATATTCAATTGCTGATAGCTATTGTGTGATTGATTTCATGTGATTATCGATGTTTCTTTAGATAGGAGAAAGTAACTTCTTTTGATTTTCAATTACAAGTTGACTGTCGAATGAATGTCGAAAGTAGACTCTAGTTGTAGGTAGGTGTGTAACCGAGTCGAACCAACCTCAGCTCGTGCTCGCTTTATGTTAAACCTGAGATCGTTTACACAAGTGAATCAAGAACACACAACTTCTGTTTAGTACTCTTACTCCACAGCCTTTTCATCAAACAAAATAGTTGTTTTGAATAGACGGAACTTGTTTCTTAATGAACGTTACGCTcggaacaaaaaaaaaaaaaaaaaaaaaaaaaaaaaaaaaactcttttaTAGATCTTGGGTCTTCCGTACAAAACAAAGAGAAACGAATATTTGTTTTGGAGCCGGGGGTCTCTCTGGGAGCAACCTCCCTATTCCTAgggatagaggtaaggcttgCCTACATCTCACTCTCCCTATGGCCTATACCGTACAGGTagctttgttatttgtgggatttactgggtatggttgttttTGTTGTTGTAATAAACTTGTTTAGATTCGCAAGGCTTGTCAATCTCGGTAATTGGTATATGAAGTTCGGACTCAAACTTCCGCCTGTTTATGCACGTCTTGATTTGAATTTTAACTCACGAGTGCCTCGGCTCATTTATACTTCTAGTTGTAGGATATAAGGGCAAAGGGATTATTCAATGTCCAGTTTCTTATGCCAAAAGGATGTTTGGTTGGAATTAACTGTGCGACTTATATTGAATCATAGGATAAACCAAAATTGCTGAAAGCTAGGAATAGGCCTGTGCGGGCTTTAGCGATATCATCTCAGAAAGCCGATAAAGCTATTAAAGTTGGTATTCTTGGAGCCAGCGGGTATACCGGTGTCGAGGTAAATCATCTTTTAACTAACCAACTAAATGTATCATTTTGCTTAAATTTTAACATGATGTTTTAACTTATGGTATATGACTTCTTTTAACATATACATgcccatggttttaaaaaacgtttgaggtgcgcctcaaggcgcgcctcgaggcgaaacggccaaaaaTCGAGTCCGAGGCGCGCCTCATGGTGTTTTTAATGTATatgcgcctcagaggggctgaggcgctaagaAAGCTGCGCCTCAGGTGCGCCTCAGGGCATTTTGATAgctgtttttgatgtttttgactttttgtgtcatATATATACATCTACTTAGAGATTTTTCTAAATTTAAGTATATTTTTTTGGTTTCAGCTTATTAGATTCATTGCAAACCATCCTTACTTTGGTATTTCTCTGATGACTGCTGATAGAAAAGCTGGTCAATCAATTGCTTCAGTATTTCCACACCTAATCACACGGGTAAGCTTGTGTTGCAGTTATATTGCGAAGATCGTAGTAGCTTATGATACTTTGTTTGTTTGTAGGATTTGCCGGATTTGGTTGCTGTCAAGGATGCGGATTTTTCAAGTGTAGATGCGGTTTTTTGTTGTTTGCCACATGGCACCACTCAGGTTTCTAAATTTCTATTATCGAGACGGAGTTATGTTGAGCTTATTGCAGTCAGTTTGTGATTGATGGTTGAGAAGTACTGTTCTTATTACAGGAAATTATCAAAGGTCTTCCAACTAGGTTAAAGATTGTTGATCTTTCTGCGGTACATTTAGCAAATACTATGTTCTTTATTCTTTTAATTTTggatataatatataataaaagatATTTGCAGGATTTTAGATTACGAGACATCAATGACTACAATGAATGGTACGGTCAGCCACACAAAGCATCAGAATTGCAGGTACAATTTGTTCTTTATATCTCTCTGTTCCTAAAATGCTAACTATTAGTCGATCAGTGTTTTAAAAAAAGGTAAGTTACCTGAAGCCTTGGTTTCAAAAGCCGCGAGGCACAAGGTGAGAGCTTCATGTATGCGATGTGTTTGATGTTAGCAAAAAAAAATGATACTAAATTACTTACATTGATATTTTGTACTTGTTATACTTAAACACTAAaagcatagttattaaaggcgctaggcgcataggcctcgcttGGGGCCTAGGTGCAAGGCGCAAAAAAAACGAGGCCTGAGGAAAAAAAGCGCACGATGGATAaagattaaaaatatattatgtattagaaaaacAATAACTTTCTTCaaatacaataaaaaaaaaaaaactattttataacatttaacatcatctatttagtaccaaaagttctaaaatattagtgtattGGTGTACAAAAGTAATTTTTcttagataaaagtagaaatctagcTGGAATCTTGCCGGAATTAGAGAATTTGGCTGTAAATTCTCCAGAATCTAGGAATCTCGCTGAAATCTGTGCCTGAACCATCAtctggagaattaaagcgcattTGCCTCGACTGAAAGCGCAATTGCCTCGCCTTGCCTAGAATATGAGCCTAGGCGCAAGCgacgatggcttttaacaactatgactAAAAGATAAGATGATGAGATGAAATACACACATTTTAATAATCATCCCATTTGAGATATGTACAACCAAAGAAGCTTACCTTACAACTTCTAAGCTCTTTGTATGCCATTCAGCCATTGACATTATATTAACATAGTAAATATGGTTTGTTTCTAGTTACTAGATGTTGCAATTTCGACTCGTTTACTTATGAACGCGTAGAAAAAAAACCAAAACGGAAATGTACCTAATGGATTAAAAGTTGCTGAAAGTGTATATTAAAGTGGACAAAAGGTGTTTGAAAAGATTGCCCGGCCCATATATTTTTCCACCTCTACTAATTAATATACTAACATTAAGTTATGTAATTACGTTCTTTTTGCAGAAAGAGGCTGTTTATGGTCTAACAGAAATATACAGAAACAAGATCCAAAGTGCACGTCTTGTTGCAAATCCTGGATGTTATCCTACTACTATTTTGCTTCCTCTTGTTCCGTTGCTCAAGGTTCGTTTCttgtttttttaacatttaaaagaTTTTTAATCTGATCATCAGTTAGTAAATATTAATtcgagttaattactgttttcgtccctgtgatttgtcaaaaatcactatttcagtccattagtttaaaaattgcgatttcagtccctgtggtttcacttttgtaaccatttcagtccccgtggtttcactttcgtaaccatttcaatccatttattctgttagtacagggactgaaatggttacagggtggactgaaatggttacgaaagtgaaaccacagggactgaaatcgcaattttaaactaatggactgaaatagtgatttttgacaaaccacgggGATGAAAACGGTAATTAACTCTATTAATTCAATAGACTTAACTACTTTGAAATGCTTATGTGTGTCTGAGAGAAAGTTACACTTGCAAACAAATCGTATTGATATGTTCTTTTGTGGAAAAGCATTGGCAAATATCTTGTGTTTTTTCTTTTATAATGGCAGGCTAGACTCATTGGATTGCAAGATATCCTTATTGTCTCAAACTCTGGAGTTAGTGGAGCAGGTTACATAtctatacatatatattaatgagtaaatttctgttttcgtccctgaggtttgtccattttaactagtttagtccaaaaatctaatttataacaaAACCATCCCTAAGGTTTGCATTTTTTAACGCTTTTCATCCCTAAGGTTTGCATTTCTTAACGCTTTTCATCCCTAAGAATTAAATGAAAAAGCACCCTTAAGGATGAAAAGCGTTAAGAAATGGAAACTTCAGGGCTGGatttgttataaattagatttttggactaaactagttaaaattgacaaacctcagggacgaaaacagaaaTATTAATTTTACCTTGTGTTATGTTTTTTTATCTAATGGATTAAGTTGGCAAGCTTTAAAAAATGTTCaaaatgaaacgggtcaaaactcaAAAAGGGTCAAAGGCATCTCGGAGTATTTCTGTAATGTTTGGTTCTGTTGCAGGACGTAGTGCTAAAGAAGCGAATTTATACACGGAAGTATCTGAAGGGATATTTTCTTATGGCATCACAAGGCATCGCCATGGTAAGTTGTTTCATGCTATTTTTTCTCATCGTTTTTATTTGAGGTGGTAATGTGTTTTATGCTCTTTTGGCTTGGTTTCAGTGCCTGAAATAGAACAAGAATTATCTGACGCTGCAAATTCAAAAGTAACCGTTAGCTTTACTCCTA
This genomic interval carries:
- the LOC110898502 gene encoding probable N-acetyl-gamma-glutamyl-phosphate reductase, chloroplastic, translated to MVALRSAFFMDGCCFSRFQDKPKLLKARNRPVRALAISSQKADKAIKVGILGASGYTGVELIRFIANHPYFGISLMTADRKAGQSIASVFPHLITRDLPDLVAVKDADFSSVDAVFCCLPHGTTQEIIKGLPTRLKIVDLSADFRLRDINDYNEWYGQPHKASELQKEAVYGLTEIYRNKIQSARLVANPGCYPTTILLPLVPLLKARLIGLQDILIVSNSGVSGAGRSAKEANLYTEVSEGIFSYGITRHRHVPEIEQELSDAANSKVTVSFTPTLMPMSRGMQSTINVQLAPGVSVVDLKQHLKGFYEKEEFVVVLPDDQAPHTKYVQGSNGCHINVFPDRIPGRAIIISVIDNLVKGASGQALQNLNLMMGIPENTGLSCMPLFP